The proteins below come from a single Eremothecium sinecaudum strain ATCC 58844 chromosome II, complete sequence genomic window:
- the HSM3 gene encoding Hsm3p (Syntenic homolog of Ashbya gossypii AEL182W; Syntenic homolog of Saccharomyces cerevisiae YBR272C (HSM3)), protein MEDLITGLGQPLQDLTDRNIAELNTLIESAQLSLISASSSEVDFKRSMTAIKDALLGASDDRLNYTALISLLDSIVRISSFEDVLQVFTVDDLIKALESDIIPLIQCACKVVSVSYPKDIFATTRIVDVMLHLYFSEKSSAVTSIEKVFQSLCGNKLIRRRILENNYPLLKQMRETNDAILFSRFLELLSILFQNIDYSEFLKDLFILTEDEIKLSLYKDIFLFINITKYHQFLLMFSNQINCNTGLKHWALPYLLPNMKVFGCIYQNKEKYAEVHNFASAYLFQLFKTVSYLDDIEVFHDLDLMYVHISAENTDLLQLLATINPAYFVNFYPELLKTYVVVRPSQLQVIKNVLSCESAFELVKPNISSTAILSMHYSEQMLLLEHLTLYNYATEYLLQDLPKVMSNLITNENGPVTEPHTLEVRKKVFENLLKCSAAVLNVWYEPLTAEYTNMCLGKTSVPTTKVASMYSQ, encoded by the coding sequence ATGGAGGACCTTATTACTGGACTAGGGCAGCCTCTGCAAGACCTTACTGATCGAAATATAGCTGAGCTGAATACCTTGATTGAGTCTGCTCAGCTGAGCTTAATCTCGGCGTCTTCTAGTGAAGTTGATTTTAAACGCTCAATGACTGCGATAAAGGATGCTTTGTTGGGAGCTAGTGACGATAGGTTAAATTACACGGCTTTAATATCGTTGCTGGATTCTATTGTAAGAATCTCttcttttgaagatgtACTTCAAGTCTTCACTGTGGATGATCTTATTAAAGCGCTAGAGAGTGATATTATACCGTTAATACAATGCGCGTGTAAAGTGGTTAGCGTTTCTTATCCAAAAGATATCTTTGCTACAACAAGAATAGTTGACGTTATGTTACATTTGTATTTCAGTGAGAAGTCCAGCGCTGTTACCTCAATCGAAAAGGTATTCCAAAGCCTTTGTGGGAATAAACTAATACGGCGACGTATATTGGAGAACAATTATCCTTTACTGAAGCAGATGCGAGAAACTAATGACGCTATATTATTTTCTAGATTCCTAGAATTGCTTTCTATTTTGTTTCAGAACATAGACTACTCTGAGTTCCTAAAGGACCTGTTCATTCTTACCGAAGATGAAATCAAACTGTCGTTATACAAGGAcatttttttatttatcAATATTACCAAGTACCATCAGTTTCTCTTGATGTTTTCAAACCAAATAAACTGTAATACGGGCCTTAAGCATTGGGCATTGCCTTATCTACTCCCAAATATGAAAGTCTTCGGGTGTATTTACCAGAACAAGGAGAAATATGCCGAAGTCCACAACTTTGCCAGTGCTTACTTATTTCAGCTTTTCAAGACGGTATCTTACCTGGACGATATAGAAGTGTTCCATGACCTGGATCTTATGTATGTGCACATAAGTGCAGAAAATACAGACCTACTTCAGCTGCTAGCAACTATTAACCCTGCATACTTCGTGAATTTCTATCCAGAACTTCTCAAAACATATGTGGTTGTGCGGCCCTCTCAATTGCAGGTTATAAAGAATGTCTTGAGCTGTGAATCAGCTTTTGAACTGGTAAAACCAAACATTTCTTCTACTGCAATTTTGTCAATGCATTATTCAGAGCAGATGCTCCTCTTGGAGCATTTGACCTTATACAACTACGCGACTGAATATTTACTTCAAGATCTTCCCAAGGTTATGTCCAACTTAATTACGAACGAGAATGGACCCGTAACGGAACCACACACATTGGAGGTACGCAAAAAGGTTTTTGAGAATCTGTTGAAATGTAGTGCCGCTGTTCTCAATGTTTGGTACGAACCACTGACAGCAGAATACACCAACATGTGCTTAGGTAAAACTTCTGTGCCCACTACAAAGGTTGCAAGCATGTATTCTCAATAA
- a CDS encoding UBX domain-containing protein (Syntenic homolog of Ashbya gossypii AEL184W; Syntenic homolog of Saccharomyces cerevisiae YBR273C (UBX7) and YJL048C (UBX6)), which translates to MSVEAVSSPSFSVLDTWFIRSVNESVQKCLQEDKVLVTYIACGNDDEWLKRWLLPIFNEFTKDDCVWLKVVIGSEEYRQFKEMFPDADSPSVYCLKQGQVVDIFRGEDCMESFGDRFKIAVGKGTNMPVKQTSGGEGEDDGDACRKYQEEVLKQRAFEVEEKNRVFKLLEADNRERTSLKMQSLQKKVNDKIDAGKAIRASETADSCMLLIRLTNGVSLKHEFRPVDTLNAVRLWVDLHRNDGQHPYQFYRSFLRETFTDSQEMMTLKELELTPRSALILKPVQDDKVKNVRDVQGTGILASALRTFTSWWYGNGAKSETEQSPSPENPHNEPSSPMSSRYASAARTPLLNHYDRNNSDISIPSRPESVEMQSPEARRRREQDCESSSYNRNALNFKDT; encoded by the coding sequence ATGAGCGTTGAAGCTGTAAGCAGCCCTTCTTTTTCGGTATTGGATACCTGGTTTATTAGATCGGTAAACGAATCAGTGCAAAAATGTTTACAAGAGGATAAGGTACTTGTGACTTATATTGCATGTGgtaatgatgatgaatGGTTGAAGCGTTGGCTActtccaatatttaatgAGTTTACGAAAGATGATTGTGTTTGGCTAAAGGTAGTTATAGGTAGCGAGGAGTATAGACAGTTCAAAGAGATGTTCCCGGATGCAGATAGCCCAAGTGTATATTGTTTAAAACAAGGGCAGGTTGTTGATATTTTCCGCGGGGAAGACTGTATGGAAAGTTTTGGAGACCGGTTTAAAATTGCTGTTGGGAAGGGTACAAATATGCCGGTCAAACAGACAAGTGGGGGAGAAGGGGAAGATGATGGCGATGCGTGTAGGAAATACCAGGAGGAGGTTTTAAAACAACGTGCTTTTGAAGTTGAGGAGAAAAACCGAGTATTTAAACTCCTAGAAGCCGATAATAGGGAAAGGACGTCGTTGAAGATGCAGTCGCTTCAGAAGAAGGTGAATGACAAAATAGATGCCGGTAAGGCTATACGGGCTTCGGAAACCGCTGACAGCTGTATGCTATTGATTAGACTGACAAATGGAGTATCTCTTAAGCATGAATTTAGGCCAGTAGACACGTTGAACGCTGTTCGGTTATGGGTAGACCTACATAGAAATGATGGACAACACCCTTACCAGTTCTACAGAAGCTTCTTGAGAGAGACATTCACAGATTCGCAAGAAATGATGACTTTGAAGGAGTTAGAGTTAACCCCTAGATCAGCGCTTATCTTGAAACCAGTGCAGGATGATAAGGTGAAAAATGTCAGAGATGTTCAGGGAACAGGTATCCTTGCTTCTGCGTTGAGAACTTTTACTTCTTGGTGGTATGGTAATGGGGCCAAGTCGGAGACGGAACAGTCCCCAAGCCCGGAAAATCCTCATAATGAGCCATCTTCACCTATGTCTTCAAGATACGCTTCTGCAGCGAGGACGCCCTTGTTGAATCACTATGATAGGAATAATTCCGATATCAGTATACCATCTAGGCCTGAGTCTGTAGAAATGCAGAGTCCCGAGGCTAGGAGAAGAAGAGAGCAGGACTGTGAGTCTTCGTCGTACAATAGAAATGCGTTAAATTTTAAAGATACGTAA
- the CHM7 gene encoding phosphatidic acid-binding protein CHM7 (Syntenic homolog of Ashbya gossypii AEL183C; Syntenic homolog of Saccharomyces cerevisiae YJL049W), with amino-acid sequence MLPSSRIQSLYSDFRNLIELNPDGYRANVNVWKDYLMNTVWKDDVVIRGGSILLRKLTINTHGPPKSIDVVIDQLISEERILPRELFQRGNELTWSLWLKQSLTGLVMDTSYRSRANNDAKYLREDDYVNMDNLKRVYNNVYKVLEENVMSKATRYTDLVFRKQELYDLLKEAIEGKEAYDVLLVYMQKYERIVLVGPDIVKVVDPYVKSLVKNFASDTITEDDENIAELCNALNRLEKHSESLTAHIKDTTKLLKGSINADASKEVQKRYLKMKRLAESNLGRVLTQLSNLMTIKDHIDKSVDNIHLAAALKGSVLTLESINAQIGTVDEVEKLLDRIDDEAAEVDKLNTLLSTSTPVDEDELDKELAQMETDMKNEQQQENKLLNKLSKLEVNDLENPKPKVASPVKKDEKRREEANFVMI; translated from the coding sequence ATGTTGCCTAGTTCTCGGATTCAATCGCTGTATTCTGACTTCAGAAATCTAATAGAACTAAATCCGGATGGTTATAGAGCCAATGTTAACGTTTGGAAGGACTATCTTATGAATACTGTATGGAAGGATGATGTAGTGATAAGGGGAGGTAGCATCCTTCTTCGAAAGTTAACAATAAACACCCATGGACCTCCAAAGAGTATTGATGTTGTGATAGACCAGCTTATATCTGAAGAAAGGATACTTCCTAGGGAGTTATTTCAACGTGGGAACGAATTGACATGGTCTTTATGGCTTAAACAGTCACTTACTGGACTTGTAATGGATACTTCATATAGAAGTCGAGCCAATAATGATGCCAAATATCTAAGAGAAGATGACTATGTGAATATGGATAACCTCAAAAGGGTATATAATAACGTTTACAAGGTTTTGGAGGAAAATGTTATGTCCAAAGCTACTAGATATACTGATCTGGTATTTAGAAAGCAGGAATTGTACGATCTGCTGAAGGAAGCAATTGAAGGTAAAGAAGCCTATGATGTCTTGCTGGTTTATATGCAAAAATACGAGCGTATTGTACTTGTGGGACCAGATATTGTAAAGGTGGTGGATCCTTATGTCAAATCTCTGGTGAAGAATTTCGCTTCAGATACGATAACAGAGGACGATGAGAACATAGCAGAACTATGCAATGCTCTCAATCGGCTTGAGAAACACAGCGAGAGCCTAACTGCACATATTAAGGATACTACTAAACTTCTAAAGGGCTCCATAAATGCTGACGCGTCCAAAGAAGTTCAGAAAAGATACCTGAAGATGAAACGTCTTGCGGAATCAAACTTAGGTCGTGTTCTAACACAGCTCTCAAACCTAATGACCATCAAAGATCATATAGATAAGAGTGTTGACAATATACACTTGGCTGCAGCTCTTAAGGGTTCAGTACTAACACTAGAATCCATCAATGCACAAATTGGCACCGTAGATGAAGTAGAAAAACTACTCGACAGGATTGACGATGAGGCCGCGGAAGTAGATAAGTTGAACACCCTACTATCGACCTCCACACCAGTTGACGAAGATGAATTGGATAAGGAGTTGGCCCAGATGGAGACCGATATGAAGAATGAACAGCAGCAAGAGAATAAATTACTAAACAAACTATCTAAGCTAGAGGTAAATGATCTTGAGAATCCTAAGCCTAAAGTTGCTAGCCCTGTTAAAAAGGATGAAAAGAGGCGGGAAGAAGCAAACTTTGTTATGATTTAA
- the MTR4 gene encoding ATP-dependent RNA helicase MTR4 (Syntenic homolog of Ashbya gossypii AEL181C; Syntenic homolog of Saccharomyces cerevisiae YJL050W (MTR4)) — MDEDLFAVFSEAPAELPDNGDEEVKNKEDNRTIETPKHHLSDNEEVNGTSESSNRNSAKNKKAKKDKKIIDEKKKSDVVPVVADSFEQEASREVAASTGLAAGDSLQVDENGKMKLRHQVRHQVALPQDFAYKPIGEHKRVNEALTYPFVLDPFQDTAISCIDRGESVLVSAHTSAGKTVVAEYAIAQSLRDKQRVIYTSPIKALSNQKYREILAKFGDVGLMTGDITINPDAGCLVMTTEILRSMLYRGSEVMREVAWVIFDEVHYMRDKERGVVWEETIILLPDKVKYVFLSATIPNSMEFAEWICKIHSQPCHIVYTDFRPTPLQHYLFPAYGDGIHLVVDEKGTFREENFQKAMSTISNLAGDDPNSINSKSKKGQTFKGGANRGDSKGDIYKIVKMIWKKKYNPVIVFSFSKRDCEELALKMSKLDFNSEDEKEALGKIFNNAIDLLPEADRELPQIRHILPLLRRGIGIHHSGLLPILKEVIEILFQEGFLKVLFATETFSIGLNMPAKTVVFTSVRKWDGKQFRWVSGGEYIQMSGRAGRRGLDDRGIVIMMIDEKMEPQVAKGMVKGQADRLDSAFHLGYNMILNLMRVEGISPEFMLEHSFYQFQNITSVPVMEKKLVELDNRAKEIHVDDESNVKDYYDIRQALDGYNEDVRKVITHPGNVLSFLQPGRLVKVKVDGRHDFQWAAVVDFAKRVNKRDPSVVYADHQSYIVNVIVNNMYAHSPINLLKPFNPDLLEGIRPAMEGEKTISALIPITLDSIQNLGNLRIFMPSDIKSDSQKEVVGKTLKEVQRRFPKGIPSIDPVKNMKIVDEDFTRLLKKIDILEAKMNSNPIAKSVRLQELYEKYSEKVAIAEEIKQLNTKIGEARAVIQLDDLRRRKRVLRRLGFCSSMDIIELKGRVACEISSGDELLLTELIFNGNFNDLTPEQSAALLSCFAFQERCKEAPRLKPELAEPLKGMREIASKIAKIMKDSKIEVVEKDYVESFRHELMEVVYEWCKGASFTQICKMTDVYEGSLIRMFKRLEELIKELIDVSNTIGNATLKEKMESAMNLIHRDIVSAGSLYL, encoded by the coding sequence ATGGATGAAGATTTATTTGCGGTTTTCAGTGAAGCTCCTGCAGAACTTCCTGACAATGGCGATGAAGAGGTAAAGAATAAGGAAGATAACCGTACAATTGAAACCCCAAAGCACCATCTATCTGATAATGAGGAGGTCAATGGTACATCAGAGTCAAGTAATCGTAATTCTGCCAAGAACAAGAAGGCCaagaaggacaagaagataattgatgaaaagaaaaagTCCGATGTTGTACCTGTTGTTGCAGATTCATTTGAACAAGAGGCATCGAGAGAAGTTGCTGCGTCCACTGGACTGGCTGCGGGCGATAGCTTGCAAGTTGATGAAAACGGGAAGATGAAGTTAAGACATCAAGTCAGGCATCAGGTTGCACTTCCACAGGATTTTGCGTATAAGCCGATTGGAGAACATAAAAGAGTAAATGAGGCGTTGACATACCCATTTGTACTAGATCCTTTCCAGGACACTGCTATTTCCTGTATTGATAGAGGCGAGTCTGTCCTGGTTTCTGCACATACTTCTGCAGGTAAAACCGTTGTTGCAGAGTACGCAATTGCCCAGTCGCTGAGGGACAAGcagagagttatatataCGTCTCCCATCAAGGCATTATCGAACCAGAAATATAGAGAAATCTTGGCGAAATTCGGTGATGTTGGTCTAATGACTGGTGATATTACAATTAACCCCGATGCAGGATGTTTGGTTATGACTACTGAAATTCTACGGAGTATGCTGTATAGGGGTAGTGAAGTCATGAGAGAAGTTGCTTGGGTTATTTTTGATGAAGTGCATTACATGAGAGATAAAGAGCGTGGTGTGGTATGGGAAGAAACTATTATTCTGCTCCCCGACAAGGTGAAATATGTGTTTTTATCCGCCACTATTCCCAATTCGATGGAGTTTGCTGAGTGGATATGTAAAATCCATTCGCAACCGTGCCACATTGTCTATACTGACTTCAGGCCTACGCCATTACAGCACTATCTATTCCCTGCTTATGGAGATGGTATACATCTAGTTGTGGATGAGAAAGGTACCTTCAGGGAAGAAAACTTCCAAAAGGCAATGTCTACGATTAGCAACCTTGCTGGTGATGATCCAAACTCAATTAATTCTAAGTCTAAGAAGGGACAAACTTTCAAAGGTGGTGCTAACAGGGGAGATTCTAAAGGAGATATCTACAAGATTGTGAAAATgatttggaagaagaaatataACCCAGTTATTGTGTTCTCGTTCTCCAAGCGTGACTGTGAAGAGCTTGCTCTGAAAATGTCGAAGTTAGATTTTAActctgaagatgaaaaggAAGCCCTAGGTAAGATTTTTAATAATGCTATTGATTTATTACCTGAAGCAGACCGTGAACTGCCACAGATCCGGCATATCTTGCCATTGCTTAGAAGAGGTATTGGCATTCACCATTCAGGCCTACTGCCAATTTTAAAGGAAGTTATTGAAATTTTATTCCAAGAAGGTTTCCTTAAGGTCCTGTTTGCGACTGAAACATTTTCTATCGGTTTGAATATGCCTGCTAAGACAGTTGTTTTCACTAGTGTCAGAAAATGGGATGGTAAACAATTCCGTTGGGTTTCCGGTGGTGAGTATATCCAGATGTCCGGACGTGCGGGTCGTCGTGGTTTAGATGACCGTGGTATTGTTATCATGATGATAGATGAGAAGATGGAGCCCCAAGTTGCTAAAGGTATGGTGAAAGGTCAAGCTGATAGGTTGGACTCAGCTTTCCATTTGGGTTACAACATGATATTAAATCTTATGAGAGTCGAGGGTATTTCACCTGAGTTTATGCTAGAGCATTCGTTTTAtcaatttcaaaatattACTTCCGTTCCAGTAATGGAGAAGAAATTGGTAGAATTGGATAATAGGGCGAAAGAAATCCACGTTGATGATGAATCCAATGTAAAGGACTACTACGATATTAGACAGGCCCTTGACGGATATAACGAAGACGTCAGAAAAGTTATTACACATCCTGGCAATGTGTTAAGTTTCTTGCAACCGGGCAGACTGGTGAAAGTTAAAGTTGATGGCAGACACGATTTCCAATGGGCAGCAGTTGTAGACTTTGCTAAGAGAGTGAACAAACGTGACCCATCAGTTGTATATGCTGATCATCAATCTTACATTGTCAATGTCATTGTTAACAACATGTATGCTCATTCTCCTATTAATCTTCTAAAACCATTTAACCCTGATTTGCTGGAGGGAATAAGGCCTGCTATGGAAGGCGAGAAGACAATATCTGCATTAATCCCCATCACGTTGGATTCTATTCAAAATTTGGGTAATTTGAGAATCTTTATGCCATCTGATATTAAATCTGACAGCCAGAAAGAAGTTGTTGGCAAAACCCTGAAAGAAGTTCAGCGTAGGTTCCCAAAGGGCATCCCATCCATTGATCCTGTGAAGAATATGAAAATAGTAGATGAAGACTTTACGAGattgttgaagaagatagaTATTCTAGAAGCCAAAATGAATTCTAACCCTATTGCTAAGTCGGTTAGGCTGCAAGAATTGTATGAGAAATACAGCGAAAAGGTTGCAATTGCAGAAGAAATCAAACAACTGAATACCAAAATCGGCGAGGCCCGGGCAGTCATTCAATTAGATGATCTTCGTCGTCGTAAGAGAGTTCTACGTCGTCTAGGTTTCTGTTCTTCTATGGACATTATAGAATTGAAGGGCAGAGTTGCTTGTGAAATCTCTTCCGGTGATGAATTATTGCTAACGGAATTGATTTTCAACGGTAACTTCAACGACTTAACCCCTGAACAATCAGCAGCTTTGTTATCTTGTTTTGCTTTCCAGGAACGTTGTAAAGAAGCTCCAAGATTAAAGCCAGAACTTGCAGAACCATTAAAGGGCATGCGTGAGATAGCTTCTAAAATTGCTAAGATAATGAAGGATTCTAAGATAGAGGTTGTTGAAAAAGACTATGTTGAGAGCTTCAGGCACGAATTAATGGAGGTAGTCTACGAATGGTGCAAGGGAGCTAGCTTTACCCAAATTTGTAAGATGACAGACGTTTATGAAGGTTCCCTCATCAGAATGTTTAAAAGATTGGAGGAACTTATTAAAGAATTAATTGACGTTTCTAACACGATTGGTAATGCAACACTAAAGGAAAAGATGGAAAGTGCGATGAACTTAATTCATAGAGATATTGTGTCTGCTGGTTCATTATACTTGTGA
- the IRC8 gene encoding Irc8p (Syntenic homolog of Ashbya gossypii AEL180C; Syntenic homolog of Saccharomyces cerevisiae YJL051W (IRC8)): MRTEIILRRLSLATGSLMALTMGILSLCVLYFTGMHLGWINRELLIVLAVVCFVSTGCELILLIRSWWQLLVPNVLLVTGATVYMVNFLDRALGNNVHLRDEKLLIIHFVMLVLVIFVSGVVIGTVLITNIRKEVVGKTGGDLERDQHHLKIVGEAEEKILGMKFSSLTLTPELDLLQQMQEKNWMNECVTITYGKGELGSTPSMSKDAMALTRPGVDRRVSSASNASIRSCKRSAAVTAPVVKNRVINRLQNRLSSMWVSKKTAPHVPKGKDIEARYVTRLSMIPNTPKTTAAQSIKSFDFTDSVCSHSIPVSIAKGEMRSDESCLNTSNISQQKNEEDRYSDLLILPGMRPDDSSSYEMIDAEATTNLEDIHQDLHLSEKQEPVKQLRVTTNINLDNWNGVQGPYTEAGNSMHENKTGDYALDLSYQNPPVKPKGLSSPALKFCKFSFPNNSTVNSTASIKSLEIDTDPMELPSFTEDGTVVAILDKALYNTQHENDVIMQCLQQSSSALDYGLGVDMNQRHSPSKSNYSTYSSKSRRKSAIHCNCNTSHSRSNSVYSVYNPSSVMQRASNQSSPIKSIKPPKLVRNLSHKLSKSVLNPKRDGKDTTDSAIETPDRLVDFSYVQHLQHKHSPSRSINTFCNFHRRGSSTVQYPELSTLSGLQTTETNNELYRETAHA, translated from the coding sequence ATGAGGACTGAAATAATACTACGCAGACTGAGCCTGGCGACAGGGTCTTTGATGGCTCTGACTATGGGTATACTGTCACTATGTGTACTATATTTCACCGGCATGCACCTGGGATGGATCAACAGGGAGTTGCTAATTGTGCTTGCGGTGGTATGTTTTGTTAGTACTGGATGCGAACTGATACTGCTCATACGGAGCTGGTGGCAGCTACTGGTACCGAATGTTCTGCTAGTAACGGGTGCTACGGTTTACATGGTGAACTTTCTGGATAGGGCCCTTGGAAATAACGTGCATTTAAGGGACGAAAAACTGTTAATTATACATTTTGTGATGCTCGTTCTGGTGATATTTGTTAGCGGAGTCGTGATAGGGACGGTGCTAATTACGAACATAAGGAAGGAAGTGGTTGGAAAAACTGGAGGTGATTTGGAGAGAGATCAGCATCATCTCAAGATTGTGGGGGAGGCTGAGGAAAAGATCCTCGGGATGAAATTTTCTTCCCTGACATTGACGCCTGAGCTGGACCTTTTACAGCAGATGCAGGAAAAGAACTGGATGAATGAGTGTGTTACGATCACCTATGGAAAGGGCGAATTGGGATCCACACCTTCCATGAGCAAGGACGCTATGGCGTTAACGAGACCAGGCGTCGACCGTCGGGTCAGTTCTGCTTCCAATGCAAGCATTCGCTCGTGCAAGCGCTCCGCAGCTGTGACTGCGCCCGTCGTGAAAAATCGTGTTATAAATAGGCTACAGAATCGCTTGTCATCCATGTGGGTTTCAAAGAAAACAGCGCCTCATGTTCCTAAAGGCAAGGACATTGAAGCGCGGTACGTAACTCGTCTTTCTATGATCCCAAACACACCCAAGACTACTGCTGCGCAATCAATAAAATCCTTCGACTTTACGGACAGCGTGTGTTCTCACTCAATACCTGTCAGTATCGCTAAAGGGGAAATGAGATCTGACGAAAGTTGCTTAAATACCTCTAACATTAGCCAACAAAAGAACGAGGAGGATCGCTACAGTGATCTCTTGATACTGCCTGGCATGAGGCCTGATGACTCTTCATCCTACGAAATGATAGACGCGGAAGCAACAACTAATTTAGAAGATATACATCAAGATCTGCATTTATCCGAGAAACAGGAGCCCGTTAAACAACTACGAGTTACGACTAATATTAACCTGGACAATTGGAATGGAGTGCAGGGACCATATACGGAAGCTGGTAATTCCATGCATGAAAACAAGACCGGTGACTATGCACTAGACCTATCATACCAAAACCCACCGGTCAAACCAAAAGGACTCTCTAGCCCTGCATTAAAATTCTGCAAATTTAGCTTCCCCAATAATTCAACGGTAAACTCCACGGCGTCAATTAAATCCTTAGAAATAGACACTGACCCAATGGAGCTACCTTCTTTCACTGAGGACGGGACTGTTGTTGCAATTTTAGACAAGGCACTTTATAATACCCAGCACGAAAACGATGTCATAATGCAATGTCTGCAACAAAGCTCTTCAGCACTCGACTACGGATTAGGGGTTGATATGAATCAAAGACACTCACCTTCAAAATCGAACTACTCAACCTACAGCAGTAAATCCCGCAGAAAATCAGCTATACACTGCAATTGCAACACCAGCCACTCTAGGTCAAATTCAGTATACTCAGTGTATAACCCTTCTAGTGTCATGCAAAGGGCTTCAAACCAATCTTCTCCTATAAAGTCCATTAAGCCGCCGAAACTCGTTCGGAACTTAAGCCACAAGCTTTCGAAATCAGTACTAAATCCTAAAAGGGACGGAAAGGATACTACAGATTCCGCGATAGAAACCCCTGATAGGTTAGTCGATTTCAGCTATGTCCAGCATCTACAGCATAAACATTCGCCATCAAGGTCTATAAACACCTTCTGCAATTTTCATAGACGAGGAAGCAGCACTGTACAATATCCAGAACTCTCTACGCTGTCCGGCCTTCAAACTACTGAAACTAATAATGAACTCTACAGGGAAACAGCACATGCTTAA